From a region of the Helianthus annuus cultivar XRQ/B chromosome 5, HanXRQr2.0-SUNRISE, whole genome shotgun sequence genome:
- the LOC110940665 gene encoding protein DYAD isoform X1: protein METYHRKRSKRSAITANNEIMSLKRQETNSVLDGAQRQSPPLARQLLLDADYEVPDEEIELGSVYEIYHKNLPLRTPCQLRSTRVVMVSEKTDLNVAIRYPSMLSLRTYFSNGITEMYPALDEKFVMGTKLARKVLLRQVPSQEFAEKKHLEGFWLVKTNSQLGSHLGLKIEDIGVARELKNNMIRWGVRRQVMFIGRPKESSNTQSSSSFVQGEEEVKTEQQNSKDECQEDEEVEDQEENDDGPEDDSLECTRILRKRKGKQVKHLWQTNKKPMKRCRKLVIRDPSDRWSKERYKAAELSLLEAMKEKKAMIGNPITRPALRVEARKRIGDTGLLDHLLKHVANKVAPCGTLRFRRSHNADGAMEYWLESADLLKIRKDAGVKDPFWIPPPGWKPGDSLVQDPIVAKEIRNLQEVISNIKRDYEEELGKLKREVQELSLKKDESQAIVVSEQVDPVSKQLTEIFNYMFDSKSETSEAHKDKCSKVTSDFLKNLQAWMLAEVGKQTTQMNTHSTELITTTVSDAQKESEKLKAVATLAKDAGTESGRKAEGKAAKIERLKSGFKLFKPQGTFLWPNMVNPSSTTTSSMSSRVEDLLVVPTPPSVNSSTPPHHHHHHHHLTLVPPLKPVPYRRPLTVTLSEPHPSTTINLNDVPTNPSSHRTLNY from the exons ATGGAAACTTATCATCGCAAAAGATCAAAAAGATCCGCTATTACAGCTAACAAT GAGATAATGAGCTTGAAAAGGCAAGAAACAAACAGCGTACTAGACGGCGCACAAAGACAATCACCACCTTTGGCCAGACAACTACTGCTTGATGCAGATT ATGAAGTCCCAGATGAAGAGATTGAACTAGGCTCTGTGTACGAGATTTATCACAAAAACCTTCCTCTTAGAACTCCTTGTCAGCTGAGGTCAACTCGTGTTGTTATG GTAAGTGAGAAGACTGATTTGAATGTTGCTATAAGGTATCCAAGCATGCTATCATTGCGAACTTattttagcaatggaatcacggAGATGTATCCTGCATTAGATGAGAAGTTTGTAATGGGAACTAAGCTTGCAAGAAAAGTGCTTTTGCGGCAAGTCCCATCTCAAGAATTTGCTGAAAAGAAGCATTTGGAAGGTTTTTGGCTGGTGAAAACAAACAGTCAACTTGGGTCACATTTGGGTTTGAAAATTGAGGACATTGGAGTAGCGAGAGAGCTGAAGAACAATATGATAAGGTGGGGGGTTAGAAGGCAGGTTATGTTCATTGGGAGACCCAAAGAGTCCAGCAATACCCAATCATCTTCAAGCTTTGTTCAAGGTGAAGAAGAAGTGAAAACTGAACAACAAAATAGCAAAGATGAATGCCAAGAAGATGAGGAAGTTGAAGATCAGGAGGAGAATGATGATGGACCTGAAGATGATAGTCTTGAATGTACCAGGATTTTGAGAAAAAGAAAGGGTAAACAAGTGAAACACTTATGGCAGACAAATAAAAAGCCTATGAAGCGATGCAGGAAGTTAGTAATCAGAGATCCAAGTGATAGATGGTCCAAAGAAAG GTACAAGGCTGCGGAGTTAAGTCTTCTAGAAGCAATGAAGGAGAAGAAAGCAATGATTGGGAATCCAATTACGAGGCCTGCGCTTCGAGTTGAAGCGCGTAAAAGGATAGGTGACACTGGACTATTAGACCACCTGTTGAAGCATGTGGCAAACAAGGTGGCACCTTGTGGCACATTGCGGTTTAGAAGATCACACAATGCCGATGGTGCAATGGAATACTGGCTTGAAAGTGCAGATCTTCTTAAAATCAGGAAAGATGCTGGAGTGAAGGACCCTTTCTGGATTCCACCACCTGGTTGGAAGCCCGGTGATTCTCTAGTCCAAGATCCCATTGTGGCAAAAGAAATCAGGAATCTCCAAGAAGTAATTTCAAATATCAAAAG GGATTATGAGGAGGAATTAGGAAAACTGAAAAg GGAGGTCCAGGAGTTGAGTTTAAAGAAGGATGAAAGTCAAGCTATAGTGGTTTCTGAACAAGTTGACCCGGTTTCTAAACAACTAACTGAAATCTTTAATTATATGTTTGATTCAAAGTCAGAAACAAGTGAGGCACATAAG GATAAATGCAGCAAGGTCACTTCAGATTTCCTAAAGAACCTACAG GCATGGATGCTGGCCGAGGTTGGTAAACAGACAACCCAGATGAACACACACAGCACAGAATTAATTACCACCACAGTCTCTGATGCACAAAAGGAGTCAGAAAAGCTAAAAGCTGTAGCCACACTAGCAAAAGATGCGGGGACTGAAAGTGGTCGGAAAGCAGAGGGAAAAGCAGCCAAAATAGAGAGGCTGAAAAGTGGGTTCAAACTTTTTAAACCCCAAGGCACATTCCTGTGGCCAAATATGGTAAACCCCAGCAGCACCACCACATCTTCTATGTCTTCTCGTGTTGAGGATCTGCTTGTGGTCCCAACTCCACCCTCTGTTAACTCctccaccccaccccaccaccaccaccatcaccaccaccttaCCCTTGTACCACCTCTTAAGCCTGTTCCCTATAGACGCCCACTCACCGTCACACTTTCAGAACCACACCCCTCCACCACTATCAATCTAAATGATGTTCCCACTAATCCCTCTTCACACCGGACTTTAAACTACT AA
- the LOC110940665 gene encoding protein DYAD isoform X2: MSLKRQETNSVLDGAQRQSPPLARQLLLDADYEVPDEEIELGSVYEIYHKNLPLRTPCQLRSTRVVMVSEKTDLNVAIRYPSMLSLRTYFSNGITEMYPALDEKFVMGTKLARKVLLRQVPSQEFAEKKHLEGFWLVKTNSQLGSHLGLKIEDIGVARELKNNMIRWGVRRQVMFIGRPKESSNTQSSSSFVQGEEEVKTEQQNSKDECQEDEEVEDQEENDDGPEDDSLECTRILRKRKGKQVKHLWQTNKKPMKRCRKLVIRDPSDRWSKERYKAAELSLLEAMKEKKAMIGNPITRPALRVEARKRIGDTGLLDHLLKHVANKVAPCGTLRFRRSHNADGAMEYWLESADLLKIRKDAGVKDPFWIPPPGWKPGDSLVQDPIVAKEIRNLQEVISNIKRDYEEELGKLKREVQELSLKKDESQAIVVSEQVDPVSKQLTEIFNYMFDSKSETSEAHKDKCSKVTSDFLKNLQAWMLAEVGKQTTQMNTHSTELITTTVSDAQKESEKLKAVATLAKDAGTESGRKAEGKAAKIERLKSGFKLFKPQGTFLWPNMVNPSSTTTSSMSSRVEDLLVVPTPPSVNSSTPPHHHHHHHHLTLVPPLKPVPYRRPLTVTLSEPHPSTTINLNDVPTNPSSHRTLNY; the protein is encoded by the exons ATGAGCTTGAAAAGGCAAGAAACAAACAGCGTACTAGACGGCGCACAAAGACAATCACCACCTTTGGCCAGACAACTACTGCTTGATGCAGATT ATGAAGTCCCAGATGAAGAGATTGAACTAGGCTCTGTGTACGAGATTTATCACAAAAACCTTCCTCTTAGAACTCCTTGTCAGCTGAGGTCAACTCGTGTTGTTATG GTAAGTGAGAAGACTGATTTGAATGTTGCTATAAGGTATCCAAGCATGCTATCATTGCGAACTTattttagcaatggaatcacggAGATGTATCCTGCATTAGATGAGAAGTTTGTAATGGGAACTAAGCTTGCAAGAAAAGTGCTTTTGCGGCAAGTCCCATCTCAAGAATTTGCTGAAAAGAAGCATTTGGAAGGTTTTTGGCTGGTGAAAACAAACAGTCAACTTGGGTCACATTTGGGTTTGAAAATTGAGGACATTGGAGTAGCGAGAGAGCTGAAGAACAATATGATAAGGTGGGGGGTTAGAAGGCAGGTTATGTTCATTGGGAGACCCAAAGAGTCCAGCAATACCCAATCATCTTCAAGCTTTGTTCAAGGTGAAGAAGAAGTGAAAACTGAACAACAAAATAGCAAAGATGAATGCCAAGAAGATGAGGAAGTTGAAGATCAGGAGGAGAATGATGATGGACCTGAAGATGATAGTCTTGAATGTACCAGGATTTTGAGAAAAAGAAAGGGTAAACAAGTGAAACACTTATGGCAGACAAATAAAAAGCCTATGAAGCGATGCAGGAAGTTAGTAATCAGAGATCCAAGTGATAGATGGTCCAAAGAAAG GTACAAGGCTGCGGAGTTAAGTCTTCTAGAAGCAATGAAGGAGAAGAAAGCAATGATTGGGAATCCAATTACGAGGCCTGCGCTTCGAGTTGAAGCGCGTAAAAGGATAGGTGACACTGGACTATTAGACCACCTGTTGAAGCATGTGGCAAACAAGGTGGCACCTTGTGGCACATTGCGGTTTAGAAGATCACACAATGCCGATGGTGCAATGGAATACTGGCTTGAAAGTGCAGATCTTCTTAAAATCAGGAAAGATGCTGGAGTGAAGGACCCTTTCTGGATTCCACCACCTGGTTGGAAGCCCGGTGATTCTCTAGTCCAAGATCCCATTGTGGCAAAAGAAATCAGGAATCTCCAAGAAGTAATTTCAAATATCAAAAG GGATTATGAGGAGGAATTAGGAAAACTGAAAAg GGAGGTCCAGGAGTTGAGTTTAAAGAAGGATGAAAGTCAAGCTATAGTGGTTTCTGAACAAGTTGACCCGGTTTCTAAACAACTAACTGAAATCTTTAATTATATGTTTGATTCAAAGTCAGAAACAAGTGAGGCACATAAG GATAAATGCAGCAAGGTCACTTCAGATTTCCTAAAGAACCTACAG GCATGGATGCTGGCCGAGGTTGGTAAACAGACAACCCAGATGAACACACACAGCACAGAATTAATTACCACCACAGTCTCTGATGCACAAAAGGAGTCAGAAAAGCTAAAAGCTGTAGCCACACTAGCAAAAGATGCGGGGACTGAAAGTGGTCGGAAAGCAGAGGGAAAAGCAGCCAAAATAGAGAGGCTGAAAAGTGGGTTCAAACTTTTTAAACCCCAAGGCACATTCCTGTGGCCAAATATGGTAAACCCCAGCAGCACCACCACATCTTCTATGTCTTCTCGTGTTGAGGATCTGCTTGTGGTCCCAACTCCACCCTCTGTTAACTCctccaccccaccccaccaccaccaccatcaccaccaccttaCCCTTGTACCACCTCTTAAGCCTGTTCCCTATAGACGCCCACTCACCGTCACACTTTCAGAACCACACCCCTCCACCACTATCAATCTAAATGATGTTCCCACTAATCCCTCTTCACACCGGACTTTAAACTACT AA